A window of the Salvelinus sp. IW2-2015 linkage group LG3, ASM291031v2, whole genome shotgun sequence genome harbors these coding sequences:
- the LOC111950087 gene encoding caprin-2-like: MVQLSPSPARDVSPSPECSEKGRQGSLKAGSPKIGSPGGLSPLQLALAASTTIYQGYESYIEDGLICLKHKIRNLEKKKIKLEDYRKRLKHGESLNQDQIDAVEKYDEVIHNLQFAQELHKTLGGLTQELLEGQEGVEERSRWSSKEVEKRRLCIVLQVKFLLQTLLQHEHIREDLLSARKLQVAELQSLLELAELLGVKRDNNVSLEDQMERAALVYLDLLEGTNKAVAGTTYKVLKAKLAKLMECGYFDCVPPPPSKSPKEVEDPMTKKTVSQTASLSTLMMSNKKDVPSREFLNRHYLPDTDPNGCRDTPITQNWKAEFQAMKEQEPPDSWDMESDSTQPVIQKPWRGAAVLISKVPVTSKKHAEPKQRRAKSKRERDATAALRVDTPVEVFNSQSSLPKDPILRKQQLEDLMTKIRGSFSFMQDSLLDGEGSPTNGHPRLGRHASGSPSPLVQRDSRRSPVDLLPKTLHSTPLPSKLLPVDDEPSLTNGDGGCLESCDLDLTTEDLAHVITIDPCLLLSESESACPSPPAPPPLYRRESSISITLDEKTSSRTPISESGKQSPCNGVVPPCTPTQGQPFSTPPSRRTLTMAPPVPFQTMHSVFKVNAPLLPTGDFKSDIIPYSDSNGLCYVTTSTQTPPEFAPSEDEHLQSVNQSECLVGSGGQIFLSPGQSGGTMGRSDQSYYRGSVRGIARGGKGLAHSYFRSSGGHRGGSFIPQAHLYGARDTGYQHSYRRXGGNTGQRHNNSGWSDSSQVSSPDREGNYSLVDSAHGDSLQGVGMDLTPQVTPHAPHTLMHVPMYPLPQHPQLLRVAFTAARTANYTPGTLDQPIAFDQLHSNLGEMFNTNVGRFTCPANGTYVFLFHILKLAVNVPLYVNLMRNDEVMVSAYANDGAPDHETASNHSILQLYQGDQVWLRLHRGSIYGSSWKYSTFSGFLLYQD; the protein is encoded by the exons ATGGTGCAGCTGTCTCCATCCCCAGCCCGGGATGTCTCTCCTTCACCTGAGTGCTCCGAGAaggggaggcaggggagcctgaaGGCAGGTAGCCCCAAGATTGGCTCCCCTGGTGGGCTGAGTCCTCTCCAGCTGGCCCTGGCAGCCTCCACCACCATCTACCAGGGCTACGAGAGTTACATCGAGGACGGCCTCATCTGCCTCAAGCACAAGATCCGCAACCTGGAGAAAAAGAAG ATTAAATTGGAagactacaggaagcgtttgaaACACGGGGAATCACTCAATCAAGACCAGATA GATGCAGTGGAGAAGTATGATGAAGTGATCCACAACCTGCAGTTTGCCCAGGAGCTGCACAAGACCCTTGGTGGCCTAACACAGGAA CTGCTAGAAGGACAGGAAGGCGTTGAGGAAAGGAGCAGATGGTCAAGCAAGGAGGTAGAGAAGAGGAGGCTGTGCATAGTGCTGCAGGTTAAGTTCCTCCTGCAGACCCTGCTGCAGCACGAGCACATCAGGGAGGACCTCCTCTCTGCCCGCAAGCTCCAGGTTGCAGAGCTACAGAGCCTGCTTGAGCTTGCTGAACTACTGGGGGTGAAGAGGGACAACAATGTGAG TTTGGAGGATCAGATGGAGAGAGCYGCCCTGGTCTACCTGGACCTGCTGGAGGGGACAAATAAAGCCGTAGCCGGAACCACCT ACAAGGTCCTGAAGGCTAAGTTGGCGAAGCTGATGGARTGTGGGTACTTTGATTGTGTACCGCCGCCTCCGAGCAAGAGTCCCAAGGAAGTYGAGGATCCGATGACSAAGAAGACGGTGTCTCAAACAGCCAGCCTCTCTA CCCTaatgatgtcaaacaaaaaagACGTGCCTAGCAGAGAG TTTCTTAACAGACACTACCTGCCTGACACAGACCCCAATGGGTGTCGAGACACTCCCATTACTCAGAACTGGAAGGCTGAGTTCCAGGCTATGAAGGAACAGGAGCCACCGGACTCATGGGATATGGAGTCCGACTCCACTCAGCCTGTAATCCAGAAACCATGGAGAGGGGCGGCTGTGTTAATCTCCAAAGTTCCAGTTACCTCCAAGAAACATGCCGAACCCAAACAG AGAAGAGCGAAGTCCAAAAGGGAGCGGGACGCCACAGCG GCACTTCGTGTGGACACCCCTGTGGAGGTGTTCAACTCCCAGTCTTCCTTGCCCAAGGACCCCATCCTGCGCAAACAGCAGCTGGAGGACCTGATGACCAAGATCAGAGGCTCCTTCAGCTTCATGCAG GATTCTCTTCTGGATGGAGAAGGATCACCCACTAACGGCCATCCTAGACTGGGCCGGCATGCCTCTGGATCCCCCTCTCCACTCG TACAGAGAGATTCAAGGAGAAGCCCAGTGGACCTTCTCCCCAAAACACTGCAT TCCACTCCATTGCCTTCTAAACTCCTCCCTGTTGATGACGAACCCAGTCTGACCAATGGAGATGGGGGTTGCCTAGAGAGCTGTGACCTGGACCTAACTACGGAGGACCTGGCTCACGTCATAACCATT GATCCATGTCTGCTGCTGTCCGAGAGTGAGTCTGCCTgcccctctcctccagctcctcctcccctctaccGTAGGGAGTCCTCCATCTCCATCACCCTGGACGAGAAGACCTCTTCTCGG ACTCCCATCTCTGAATCCGGTAAGCAATCCCCCTGTAACGGTGTGGTGCCTCCTTGTACCCCCACCCAAGGGCAGCCCTTTTCAACCCCTCCCAGCAGACGTACACTCACCATGGCCCCCCCTGTTCCCTTCCAGACCATGCATTCG GTATTCAAGGTGAACGCCCCCTTACTTCCGACTGGAGACTTTAAATCTGATATTATCCCCTATTCGGACTCCAACGGCCTGTGCTATGTCACCACCAGCACCCAGACCCCACCGGAGTTTGCTCCGTCGGAGGACGAACACCTACAGTCGG TGAACCAGTCTGAATGTCTGGTGGGTAGTGGTGGGCAGATCTTCCTGTCCCCTGGCCAATCAGGTGGCACCATGGGCCGTTCTGACCAATCATACTACAGAGGATCTGTTAGAGGTATTGCACGTGGTGGCAAGGGGTTGGCACACTCCTACTTTCGCTCTTCTGGTGGGCACAGAG GAGGAAGCTTCATCCCCCAGGCTCACCTGTACGGAGCTCGG GACACTGGCTACCAACACAGCTACAGGCGCYGTGGAGGCAATACAGGACAAAGGCACAATAATAGTG GTTGGAGTGACTCCTCCCAGGTGAGCAGCCCAGACCGGGAGGGCAACTACTCCCTGGTGGACTCCGCCCACGGCGACTCGCTGCAGGGTGTTGGCATGGACCTCACCCCCCAGGTGACCCCTCATGCCCCCCACACCCTGATGCACGTACCCATGTACCCGCTCCCCCAGCATCCCCAGCTCCTCCGCGTGGCCTTCACAGCAGCCCGCACAGCCAACTACACCCCGGGCACCCTGGACCAGCCCATCGCCTTTGACCAGCTCCACAGCAACCTGGGGGAAATGTTCAACACCAACGTGGGTCGTTTCACCTGCCCAGCCAACGGCACCTACGTCTTCCTCTTCCACATCCTCAAGCTGGCGGTCAACGTGCCGCTCTACGTCAACCTGATGCGCAACGACGAGGTGATGGTGTCTGCGTACGCCAACGACGGGGCTCCGGACCACGAGACGGCCAGCAACCACTCCATCCTGCAGCTGTACCAAGGAGACCAGGTGTGGCTGCGGCTGCACCGCGGCTCCATCTATGGCAGCAGCTGGAAGTACAGCACATTCTCTGGCTTCCTGCTCTACCAGGACTGA